One Miscanthus floridulus cultivar M001 unplaced genomic scaffold, ASM1932011v1 fs_128_1_2, whole genome shotgun sequence genomic window, AGGCTGTAGAGCCTGCAACGCTTGCTACTACGGATTTGTGTCGTCATCGAGGCAGCCGAAGGGCGACGCATCACGAGCCAAGCGATGCTACGGCAGCTCACTACCAGACCAGGGAAAATTCCTGTCAGCTACGTGAAATCCTGACGGTTTTTAAAAAACCGACAGGAATCCGAGACCATTCCTGTCGGCCACTGAAAACCGACGGGAATCAGGAAGATATTTCCTATCGGTTTGTCAGAACCGTCAGGAAAATAATATAGCCGTCAGCAAAGAGTTTAGATTCCTGTCAGGGGCGGATCTCGACCATATGGTCCAACCAAACAATATCTGGTAAGTTGTGATGAGCTGAACTCTACATGTCCATATATTACTGTTGTGTTGAACAACTTTCTAATTAGATCTCTATGTCACAGGGAAAGACTTATGGTCCACACACAGCCACTGACATGAATACATTTTGCTCCATGAAGTCGGGTGTCAAAAATTGTGATAGCAATGGAAATAGTGGTCCGATTCCAAGCCAAAAGGCCCAACAACGTGTTGTATGTTCCACCTGATTTTTAAATATCTAAGGTTTTGTAGTATGATATGAAGGGTAGCATGAACTTTTTTGTTTCATAGGATGATTACTTTGCTGCTCTTGAGGCTGAACATCCAGATGATTGTGAGCAGCGCAGAAGTTTGATCCTATTGTGCTATACAAAAGTAGTGGTCGTGGCTTAGCTCATGGTCGTGTGCCAATAGCAAATGGTGCTATAAGAAAAACTGAGATGAAAGGATCTAGTAGGAGGACAAACACAACAAGCCAAGCAAATTCAATGTCTTATCAATATCTTTTGAGGAGGAATGCGCTGTTGGAGCAGAACGCTCGGAGCAACAATATTGGACTTGTACTAACCAAACATATGAAGGTATTTGAGCTAATTTGACATACTATATGTACCTAATCATTTGCTTCAAAATATTCTCTAATCATCTTGTGTTTTAGGATATTTTTGACAAGCTGAACATGGAACTACCAGCAGAAATTACAGACATCCTGCAGTCAGTCAGTGCAAgtgcaaatgcaaatgcaaatgctTCTATGCCACCAATTGAACAGGTCTATATCTAGCTTTCATCTCTTCGTATCGTGTGATGTTCAGTTACATATACTTTGGCTGTGAGCACCAACATGTATGGCTGCAGGTTGATTAACGTCGATTGGTTGTCCTACTTGTGTATATTTACTGTTATGCAATGTTAActatgtccatttttagcattgTGCATCTTGTATCACATAAGGTCTCGCTGTAGTTTTTCTTTGTGCTACAAGAGGAATTGGAGAAAATACATCTCATTTCATTCACTTATTCAAATTGTTTAGCTTATTCAAATTATATCTCTTGGACTTGAGTTGTCATGTGTTGTCTTTACTGTTAGAATCACTCATCAATTTAAGTTCTATCACTTTGTAGGGTACAAAATCATCCCATGCTGGAGACGCTGGTTCTGGTGGTCTAGAGAGCAATAATGGCATCGAAGAGAATGaaggttgtaaggaaaatggatcctagacccatttactttagattttggtgtttgatgaccaacacaaccaaattggactaatgaatttgcaagtaattgttttgtagttcaatatggtgcaaaacatgacttggacgaaggcgacgtgatgattcgatgatcaacacctcaagaaagacatgtgaagatgcatagaagacatacaaggtcaagcaaagtccaaagcACGAAGATTAGAGCCAAGCCAGACGCaaaatcacgaagaaacgagcccggcagaggtgaccggacgcggacctatgagtgatcggacgctccgatcaagtgcCAGGCAGCACCAGGTGTCGGTAGATGTGACCGGACGGTGAGcagtagtgaccggacgttgagcgaagcagtgaccggacgcacggtGACACTGTTCATCGTCACGGCAGTGTTTTCAGTGTGACTGGACGCAGCAGACTAGACGACCGGACGCAcgaagtgcagcgtccgatcgagtccaaagaggttccagagcggcgccagtgcgaccggatgcgtccggtcaatgatgaccgaactcagcccagagtccgatcaacatgcacgctccaacggttgggacgaccggacgcgtccggtcaagacgtgatcagcgtccggtcagtagcagaaaagtgggtttggtccccaacgactactgtctcagtgggacttataaatagacccccaaccggccatttgagtagtgtggagctaagaaaacataccaagggtgttgatacaccattttagtgatctccacttgcatagtgctttgtgattcattaggtgattagcgtaggtgttttgtgaagtgcttaggttgattagaccaccgcttatgcgcttgctctaggtttagacctagtgtttagtgaggtttgcatatttcttaccactcggtgcttgcgcgtaccattgttgtacatcagaggggcttgtagtcttgtaagatcacaccaaccgcgtttgtggtgtggtcgccaccgtgtaccggagggaacaggCCCATGacgttttggccgaaagcttgatagtgaagacggcgggaagcggtctgggagaggcttgccggaagaaaCACTGGAGACCCACTTaagcgtggggaaggcccgaggctatccacagagttacctgaccgagagcttggcccttgcgaggggctccaacgaggactagagggaagcttgcgcgcttctcgatacctcgataaaaatatcggagtcatcgacgagagtttacatatctctaccttaatctttagcttccgtatttatattgtttgcataaccccttttatggtagagatagcaacacacaagcaaaactatagttgcacatttagatagtttatcttatgcatatgttttgctaagaataaaaaaatagaccatagtttagagttagagttttaagttgcctaattcacccccctcttaggcgtcataacCCCTTTCAAAGGCAACACTAACATAGACTGAAATAGTGTCTAGACAGTGTAAGCCTCTTTTGACTCCTTTTGTTGAGTTGAGTGTATATGGTGAAGCTCCAAGTTGACTTGCTTCTGTTGAAGTAAGCTGACCTCTTTTGAGCAGTGATATACCTAGTATGTAGATGTCAGAGAGCGAAAAGGCATCTCTGTTATTTAGTTTGCATGTAAGCAGCTAGACTTGCTGAAGTCTTGCCTCTTGAACTGTTATTTAGTTGGCATGTAAGCAGCTAGACTTGGTGAAGTCTTGCCTCTTGAACTTACTTACTTAGCATGTAAGACTTGTTGAAGTCAGACTCTCGAGCAATGTGGTGAATTTGGACTTGTGAACCAGTTTGAAATGTAATGTGCAATTTGGATTTAGAATGTGTGTATAAATTTGTGCCTGTGATGCCAAATACAAGTggtagaataatatttttttttgttttcctggAATCAAAATGGATGCCTGTGAGCATGATCTTGATTCCTGTCACCACTCCCGTCAGGAACTTGGAAGGGATTTCTGTCATTACTTTCCTGACGGCTGGGCGACAGGAAAATGAAATTTAATCCTATTTCTGGTTTTTCTCCTGACGGCTACAACGACAGGAATTATATGCTGATTTCTGTCGGTTTATGATTCCTGACATAAATTCCTGTCGGTCAGGTTGACAATACACTGGAATCGTCGGTGGGTTTAGAACCGACAGGGGTTGCCGTCAGGAATTATTTTCTGTCGGACGTCCGTCAGGAATTCTCTGTTTTCCTGTCAAGCTGATCTTGACGGCTGCCCATCAGAAATTATATTCCTGACGGTTTTGTGTTCATTCCTGACGCTTATATGGTGAAAGAACAGCTAAGTTTACAAGCCAACTAGTAAAAAATAACTATTGTGCTTATATATGTCGAAAAATGACAGGTTTTCACACAAACTAGTAAAAAACCATTGAAACTCTCGCCCAGAAGGGACCTAACAGGATGTGAACATCAGTGGGATGCCCTAGGTTGCCCGGCAGGTGTAGGGCACCAACCTTGATTGTCAGATCAAGGATCAACAACAAGTAAGGTGGGGTGGTATTATATCAAAAACATGTGTTGACATATAAAGTTGTAGATTGTTTTGTATGATTGTATTTAAATCAATCGATAGTGGCCCTTTATTAACATAGGGTGGGGTGGGATTATGTTTCATAATGGATTGAAATCTCCGTAATAATACAATTCTAATTCGATTTCAGTCAGCCAAAACTGGGCAATTTTGGAAATCGGCCACTGATGGATCTCTTTTGATGTTGTAACTTCCTTATCTAGACTCCAATTTGACGCTTTATATATGCATTTCGACCATCTTGACGAGAGGAACGCTAATGTAAATCCAATTTACAATTTGCGGAAGTTCCAAAACCGGCCTAGTCAGTTTTCCCAAATTAGCCTCCTTTGGACAATTTTAGTGGTTAAGATATCCCGGTTTTTTTTAGTAAAACTTGTATACTAAAATATCGTCTTAACCAAAATTGACTCTTCTTGATGATTACCTCCTGTAGTGCATGTGAGACCCAGCTCATGGACCGAATTGCGGTTGGGCCTGGGCTACTGTAGCTATAGCGATGAATCGGGGCGGGCTAAATTTGGGCAACTGTAGCGTGAGTACTGTAGCTGTAGAAACACTGTGCGCCTAGAAGTTTAGTATCATGCCGTGAATTATGAGTTCGCCGAACCAGCTTAAATAGCTAGGCCAAGGACGCGTAGTAACattcggttaaccgttttacgCGAAGCAAGGACGAAAGCGCAAGCGGGTTGCTATGTAGGTGGGGCCCACCCCTCGACAGAGTGGGCTTGGGCCGTGTGCCGGGATGGGATGTTACAAATGATATTCAGAGTCAACTCTCGCAGTTTCACGGATATATGGCTCGGGAGCTTGGACAGGTTGCGCATGGCTCTGCAATAGCTAGCATGGCACTTGGGCCGGGGAGCTGGTGATACGGACGTGGGCCAAGAGAGTCGATCTTGAGCATTTGACCTGTATGGGTAAGCTAGTTAGATagctcgacgaggacgtcgaaccCATTAAGGGTGGGTGGATGTGAGACCCAGCTCATGGGCCGAATTGCGGTTGGGCCGGGCTACTGTAGTTGTAGCGCTAAATTGGGCTGGACTAAATTCGGGCTATGTAGCGCCGAGTTAGTGTAGCTGCGGAAAACACTGTGCAACCAGAAATTTAGTACCATATCGTGAATTCTGAGTTCGCCGAACCAACTTAAATAGCCAGACTaaggacgcgtagtaaccttcaTTTAACAGTTTTGTACGAAGTGAGGACGAAAGCgcaagcgggttgctacgtaggtgggACCCACCCCTCGACAGAGTGGGCTTGGGCCATGTGCCGGGCCTGGGGTGTTACAGTGCATTAGCCATGCGTTTGCTTCCAAGGGCAATATAACTCCATCGGGCATAAAACTTAATTATTGCTCGAAAATGACATTGTCCCTAGTGATATCTTATCATCTATGCTATAAACTTGTCCAaactggcatcttcaacttcttCCATCAGATACCTGTAGATGCACCTTGCGCTTGTTCTGACAGCATGACTTCCATCAAATTCCCACCAACTAAAGTTAATCCTAAACGGTCTCGCAGAAGCTAGTAGCACACCTTGCGCTTGTTCTGACAGCATGACTTCCAGAGACATCTGAACACTAAATGGACCTGTGGCTTTGTGGTGAAGATGGAGGAACCCTAAATATATGTCCATTGGTCTAGGGTTGCTTGTAGATGGAGGTCACTTAGAACCAGAACCAGCTCGATGGAAAAGGTCATACAAGTTGAGCTGGGCATACTTGTTGCACTGTAATAGTTTGTTTGGTCCTTAGCAAATGAGAAAAGTTGTACGGACAGGATGTGATTATTCCAAACATCCAACCAAAAGAAACAAGTGGAACCACTATTAACAGAAGCTGCAACCATGTCACAATATATCTTTTCTTTACAACCATGACAACAAATGGCTAAATTAGGGTACAATAGCTGTAAGAGTGCGAAAAGaattcatcaaatgcatgctTGTATATTCAATCATAAAAAAGTAACAAAATTAAATAGCAAAAAAAACTCaattgttgattttttttttttaaatagcaTCATCACGAAAGAAGAGTACTAACATTTATGGAGATTCAGTTCCTGGGATAGTATAGTAGTTCCGAGTCGCTCTCGTATGCCACCAAGCTGGAGCGTGAAGAACTCCACCAAATCCATCTCATAGGGCACACACGTCACATACCGCCTGCCCTTGTTGTCCAAGTCGAGGATGAAGACTTTCTCCATCACCTTGGTGTCGAGGTCGAGGATGAAGACGCCGCTGCCCCTGAACAGCGCGAGCAACGATCCATGGTTGAAGTTGCACCACCTGTCATTGTGGTGCTGTTGCGGGGCTATTCTAAAAGAAGTGCGGGGCCACACCGCAGCAACCGCAGGGGTGgtgtcgtcatcgtcatcgtcgtcgtctccGGCTCCGCCTGGTGGCTGAGTCCAAACAGTCACGTGCAGAGGATACACGGAGGCGACCGCGAGCCTGCCGTCGCTGTTGATGCAGAGGAGCTGTCTGCCTCCGACACGGACGGGGAGCCTCGTCAAGGAGACGCGCGCGGTGGCCACCTCCACGCTGAGCCTGTACAGTTGGTGGTCGTCGCCGTCGCCTCTGCCTCCTCCCGGCCGTCGCCTCCACGTACGGTGGCCATCGTCGACGCACAGCCAGTGCGCCGCACCGCGGTGGACGACGGCGGATCTGGCGCCCACCAGGGAGAAGACGCACCTGTCCAGGCACCTGGTGGGCGCGCTCCAGCGGCGCGTGGCGGCGGAGTACGAGTGCAGGTACGCCGAGTCGACCTCGCCCCTGGTAAGATCTCCATCTTGGGTGATGACGAGCAGCTGCGAGAACGTCCAGCGCACCGGCCTCCCGTTAATGCTGCTGTCGTCGGCGGCTGTGATGATAGCGTAGCCGACCAGTCTACAACCGACGAGTCTCCGGATGCACTCCAACGGCGGGAGAACGTGGCGGTCGCCGGTGACGGGGTTGCAGACGCCAAACAGGTGGCGGTCTTCCATCTCCTCGGGCGTGCGGGGCGCGAGCCACAGCAGCACGATGCCGCGGCGCGCCGCTAGGGGCTCGGCATAGTCGAAggtgccgtcgtcgtcgccgccgccgacgaaGGAGGTGAGGGCACGACCAGCAGGGCCGAGCGGCGAGCCCAGGGCCGGCAAGAAGACGGGCGCCAAGGCCGACGACGACGCGCGCTGCTGCGGCAGCGGTGCCGCCATCGTCGTCATCCGCGCCTGCACCATCGCCTTGTTCCCGCTATTGAACCACTTGTCCTGTACGACGACACCCAGGAGGCGCGCGCGGTGGCCCGAGCCCGAGCCCTGGCTGCCAGGGCATAGCTCGCGGAGGAATGCCCGGTCGGTGAAGCGGCGGAGCCACCCGCGGCATGTCACGGCGAGCTTGAAGAGGGCCTTGACGTCTCCCACGCGGGAGAAGATCTCGTGTTGGAGGTGCTCAGGCAAAACCGAGATGCCGTCCGTGCCCGTGCTTCTCCGTCGTCGTCTCTTAGCagccgcgtcgtcgtcgtccgccaTGGGAGAATTGGGATCGCGTCGTCGCCGTGTAATCAACGAAGTAATTCTTCCTCCTAATATAAACAAGTATTAGTAGTGTAACAAGTATTAGGAGGCGGGTCGGACACGGAGGTCGACACGGAGTATATAGATAGAGCAGGAGGCGGGTCGGACGTGGATCGATCGGCGACGCCCCCCATGGATCATGGGATCGCGAGCCCTACTGAAACTCCCGTTCCGGTAATCCGGTTACGTTCTATTCCGGTTTTCCCGTTCCAAACCTCTCCCATCCCGgttacattttcttttcttttctttttatttttcattaCCGTTGAACTAAATGTGTTTCTAttccatttttttattttttactgtACATCAACACATGCATATATTATATCAAAATTTAAAGTTAAGATATATATGTACGAGCAAATATTTTTGTGCTTAGCAACATGAGGAAAAAATATATTAAGGCTATATTTTAATGAAATGTAAACTTAATTGGACTTTGCGTATTATTGCCAATGTTAGCTTATATTTGGGTACCATAgtcatcacaaaataaattatagaTCTCAAATTTCGTAAAAAGGGAGGGGCAGAGCACGTACAGTGGAGGCGTAAATGCATTAAACCTAAATTCAATCAAGGTCAAATATGTGAGAACAACAAGTTATGTTTTTAGGTAACGATGGATATGCTAGGCACAAGGTTACATTAGGCGCTAGTTAGGTGTTGACCCACTGTGTGGAGCCTAAGCGAACCTACGTGTTTTAAGGCGTTTTGTACACATATACATTTACATATATTGCATCTAAAAGAAAAGATGAGCTTAGATTGGAAAAAAAAGGCCCATCAAAGAGTCCAGCCCACCTTACCCACTCCCAACCTTATCCATCCACCTCTTCCTCAGTCGCACGCTTGCACTCGTCGTCCGCTGCCTCTGCCTCCTCCTAGTTGTGCCCGTCGACCGCTGCCTTTGCCTCCTCCCAGCCATGCTCGTCGCCCGCTGCCTCTACCTCTCCTCCCGATCGCTTCCGTCACCCACCGGCCATCGGCCGCCCGCCGCTAGCCTCCTCCTGGGCACGCTCGCTGCCTCCGACGCACCCGCCATCACTCCTTGAAGCAACGGAGCTCTGGATCTAGGGGCACGCCACCTATCCTCTTCCTACTCCTTAGGCGAGTCGGTGCCCCTCCGCCTAACGCATAAGCATGCCTAGGTGAGCACCTAATAGCGCCTTTTGGAACACTGGCTACTAGACGAGAAGATGTCGCttagcactactacaaaaaacttACTGGAGGCCGGCGAAATTGGTTAACGGAGACAGGCATTGCAACTGCCTCCATCCAAAGGTCTCCATTAATACAGACCTatggagacggcttctttgcctaCCTCGGTTAACCTATTAACGTGCAACGGCGAGCCCGTTCtcgagcccaccggcgagcctATTCCTAGCCTACTAGCTGGATCTGGCCACCACCGGAGAAGGGTCGAGCCCCGCGCCGCGCCTCCGCCACCGGATCTAGTCGCACCACCACCGGATCCACGCCTCCAGAACCATATATGTCGTCATCGGGGGTGGGGAAGAAGCGGCACTCACCAGATCTACCGTCGAGGGTGGGGAAGGGGTGTCATCGAGCCGGATCCGCTGCTTGAGGGTGGAGCAGCACCGCCGTGTTCGATGGAGGAGTGGCGCCGCCACCGCAGCCTGCTCAGGTTGGAGTGGCACCACCACCGCTGTCGTGCTTAGTGGAGGAGGGGTGCCACCgtcgtgctcggtggaggaggggcGCCACTGCTAGCTCGAGTGGGGGAGGGCCACCGTGCACGGGCAAGAGGAAGGGGCATCGCCGTGCATGAGAGAAGGTGGGGCGCCGTCGTGCACTGGAGAAGGAGGGCGCACGGGAAAAGAAGGGGGTGTCGCACTGGGGCGGTGAGGGAGGAGCTAAGAGAGATAAGTCAGGAAACCCTAACTTCTGCAATTTATATAAGCCCGATAGGTGGTATGGTATGGGCTTTTGGCTAGGCCTCAATATATTTACGGATGTGGGCCTTATAAGGCGCCCGCCTCCGAAAATGGCCTCTATTTTTTGGGAGCTCCGCCTCCGTTACTAGATTTTAGGATGCGGTTATTTAGCGACCGCCTCTGTTAGAGCATTAACGGAGACGGACAACTAAATCTACCCACCTATGTTAATCTTTAACTGAGGTAGGCGCTCAGCCGGCGGCCCTACCACCGATTAACGGAGGTGGCCGCCCAGCCCGCCTGCCTTAGTAATAAAAGGGCACTACCTCGCAAAAatcttttctgtagtagtgtagatGAGGAAGTGGTTACCTTAATCAGAAGGATGGCGACGGAGAACCAAGCAATGAGTAAGGTTGATCCACAGCGATAAACCTTGGCAGCGATGCTTGAGATGGGGAAAGTGGTTACCTATAGTTGGAAGGTTGGCGTCAGAGAAGCAAGTGACTAGTAGATCCACAACAACAAGAGATGGTAGTGATACTTACTAAGTGTAGCGAATTAAACATCATGTGACGACGCACATGGGGAAGGCAAAGACGACGACCGTAGCAGGAAGAGCGAGCTCAGAGGGGGAGCTTACTATGGCAGCTATGGTGGTGGTGGGTGGGTGTGGGGGTGTACCAAAGAAAGAGGAGTGGCGGTGGCGCGGTTATGTTAGGAGGGAGAGGGGAAATACGCTAGAGGTGGTCTTATTAGGGTTTACATTGGCACGAATCTTAAAACAATATGACGGTTTCAACATCTAATAATATTGGAACAATCTTTTAATGTTCATTTTAATTACAAATACACCCTTTGATATTTTGGTAGGAATGAGGGGTGATGGCGGAcgagggcggcggcgcggcccAGCGGACGGTGGAGGCCCCTCCGCCGGAGACGGAGAGCACAGTGTGGAGGTAGGACAATGGGAGGTTCGAGACGCCCGACGACGAGGCCTTCCTTCAGTACCGCGCCTCCTCGACGGCCACAGGGGCAGTGCGGCTCCTACGGTGACGGTTATGGACATGTACGTGCCACGGAGCAAGCAAGCACAGGGGCTTGCGGCGTGGCTCTGCGCCGTCGCCTTCACCCACGTGCGGGACCGCCGCATGCGCGTCGTCCCCACCTTCTCCACGCATCTCCGTGAGTAACACCCAGCCCGCCTTCTTCTTCATTATTCGTTCCCCTGTTTTAACAAGCTCCCGTAGTGCAGCCTCAACCTGTATAGTTTCTGCTTGAGGCCCGTAGCCTAGCCCATGGAGTGCAATGGACGAGGCCTGGCCTGCTAGAAATGCAAATGAGCCGTGTTTTCCAGCAAGTCAACACTGGTCTTGGCATTGGATTAATATGCCAGCATTTTTATTAATAAAGGAATATAATGTTGTAACTTCGAACATTCATAAATGAATAAGTGCGTGTATAGCCGTTTATAACAGACTTACGTTGCTTAGACTATACTCCACCCATATGAGGATGATACAAAGTTAAGGTAGAAAACAAAGAAACAAGACTCACTAAATCCCAGCACTTTGCCATCCAAACTTGCTGCACAATTCCAAACATTATGGCCTCCTGCAAACGAATGTCTTCCGTAGTGAAGATAACACACAAAATATCTTACACAAGTTCGAAGCTTCACTACCCAAGAGGTTGGGGTTGCATAAATCCACTTATCGACGTTTTGTGAAGATGGACCTCCAAAGCGACGCTTCCAAGGATGGAAATGACGAGTGTCACCGATGTTGTCCACCTGAAAATCCAAGGCAAAGTTTTCACCTAGAGATCGGTGGATAGGAGGGCTATGGAGTGCCATAATGACACCTCAAGAAGAGAAACGGCGCCCTGAAGGCATCGCCGTTGTCAAGATTGGTAGGAACAGCGTTGAGGCTTTCGTGAGCACATCCACAACAACCACCCACTACCCACACGCAGAAGTAGTCCACCACCAATACCTTGTGAGTTCTGCAAATCGTTTGAGGCCATGGTTATAGCCACCCTCGCGGACCACGATGAGTAGTTGTGCACAATGACTGCCACTAAAGAAGCCATCACATGACACCTATGCGTCACCACCGAGCAGATTTGGACTCAAGAACCCTTGGATCCGGCTGCCCCAAGATTGACTCCATATCCGT contains:
- the LOC136530422 gene encoding uncharacterized protein; this encodes MADDDDAAAKRRRRRSTGTDGISVLPEHLQHEIFSRVGDVKALFKLAVTCRGWLRRFTDRAFLRELCPGSQGSGSGHRARLLGVVVQDKWFNSGNKAMVQARMTTMAAPLPQQRASSSALAPVFLPALGSPLGPAGRALTSFVGGGDDDGTFDYAEPLAARRGIVLLWLAPRTPEEMEDRHLFGVCNPVTGDRHVLPPLECIRRLVGCRLVGYAIITAADDSSINGRPVRWTFSQLLVITQDGDLTRGEVDSAYLHSYSAATRRWSAPTRCLDRCVFSLVGARSAVVHRGAAHWLCVDDGHRTWRRRPGGGRGDGDDHQLYRLSVEVATARVSLTRLPVRVGGRQLLCINSDGRLAVASVYPLHVTVWTQPPGGAGDDDDDDDDTTPAVAAVWPRTSFRIAPQQHHNDRWCNFNHGSLLALFRGSGVFILDLDTKVMEKVFILDLDNKGRRYVTCVPYEMDLVEFFTLQLGGIRERLGTTILSQELNLHKC